A window of Candidatus Neomarinimicrobiota bacterium genomic DNA:
TTGAATGATTCTTGAAACCAAGCTTGAGTTAATGCACTGGATAGATCTAACAATTATTTTCATATTCATGGCGGGATTTTCTGCCTACGGACTTTGGCAGAGCCGATTAAATAAATCATCAGAAGACTATTTTTTAGGCGGACGGAATTTGCCTTGGCCAGTGGCTATGCTGTCTATCGTGGCGACAGAAACTTCAGTGCTAACTTTTATCAGTGTCCCAGGGTTGGCTTACCGTGACGACTGGTTTTTCCTTCAATTGGCTATTGGGTATATTATTGGTCGAATATTGGTGAGTTTGTTTTTATTGCCCCAATATTTCAAATCGGGCGTCACATCTATTTATGAGATTATTGGACATAAATTTGGATCAGGGATTCAAAAAACGGCATCGGGCGTATTTTTAATCACACGAATTTTAGCCGATGGTGTGCGTTTTCTAGCTACGGCGGTTGTGGTTCAGGTTATCACTGGTTGGTCGCTGCCCATGGCTGTAATAATTATTGGCATTGTTACATTGGTCTATACTCTTTCCGGTGGAATCCGAACTATAGTTTGGGTGGACAGTATCCAATTTGTCCTCTATTTATTCGGGGGTGTTGCATCCATTATTATCGTATTGAACCATCTTGATCAATCATTGTTTGAGGTGCTACCCATTTTAACCGAACAGGGTAAACTGGCTATATTCAATTTGGAAGGTAATTTGATCAAAGAACCCTATTATTTCATGAGTGCCATTGTGGGAGGTGCATTACTTTCATTCTCATCTCACGGTGTGGACTATATGATGGTTCAGCGGGTCTTGGGGACGAGAAACTTGACGGCGGCCCGTAAAGCAATGGTTGGCAGCGGAATATTTGTATTTCTCCAATTTGGGGTATTTCTTTTAGCTGGATCATTAATCTATCTATTAATGGGTGGCGTTGAAATCGAAAGAGATCGTGAATTCACAACTTTTATCGTGGATTATCTTCCGGTTGGATTGAAGGGAGTTTTGCTCGCGGGTGTCCTTTCTGCAGCGATGTCCACACTCAGTTCATCAATTAATTCATTAGCTTCATCCACGGTTACCGATTGGTTGGGCGGAAATCAATCCATCAGAAGATCTCAACTGGTCAGTTTGATTTGGGGATTAGTACTAATTGCAATTGCTCTTTTATTTGATG
This region includes:
- a CDS encoding sodium:solute symporter, with amino-acid sequence MHWIDLTIIFIFMAGFSAYGLWQSRLNKSSEDYFLGGRNLPWPVAMLSIVATETSVLTFISVPGLAYRDDWFFLQLAIGYIIGRILVSLFLLPQYFKSGVTSIYEIIGHKFGSGIQKTASGVFLITRILADGVRFLATAVVVQVITGWSLPMAVIIIGIVTLVYTLSGGIRTIVWVDSIQFVLYLFGGVASIIIVLNHLDQSLFEVLPILTEQGKLAIFNLEGNLIKEPYYFMSAIVGGALLSFSSHGVDYMMVQRVLGTRNLTAARKAMVGSGIFVFLQFGVFLLAGSLIYLLMGGVEIERDREFTTFIVDYLPVGLKGVLLAGVLSAAMSTLSSSINSLASSTVTDWLGGNQSIRRSQLVSLIWGLVLIAIALLFDESDSAIVIVGLQIASFTYGGLLGLFLLSKMKRDIHPVSLMVGLISSLLIVFYLKQVGIAWTWFIGISVVTNMFITLLI